The DNA region tcatatccagcacgttaggacacgatactctaaaccatcgaaaccaagatcatcttatagtttaatgaaaccatgctttgaagctttaagaggatatttggctatttagtcgaacgagaaatcgaaacccagcacgttagggcacgttttctcgattttccaaatgcgaaatattgccttatttagaaaaattttccttttgatgcttggtattaatgcttgacaaaacaataacgaatacgacaaggtgagcaaagtaaagtgaataacaacaatacaataggcaaaatgaaatgacgagacGATTACAtcaacaaagcatacaaataaataaatagaactaacattttagaaaaagcacaagtgtaatggataaataaacaaacaccaaataacaatgatgacgaTAAATAcaataatgtaaaaatatatatgcatgtataatttaaagccataaaataagaaatgcatataaattacagaatatgaaaacatagataaatatatacatatatataaaatcggtaagtataaaaataaaaatgtaaatgtgtgtatatatatttacaaatcgtgataatataaaaatatatgtatgtgaattataaaatatgtgaaatatacaaaaagcatttttaagaatataaagaatatataagtatgtatatgatgtaaaatatgcataaatatatgtaagtatataagaattatgaaatatgaaaaatatatttaagtatgtataagtacgtatatatacatattataaatatataagtatataacaaagcataaactaataataataataataataataataacattggaatataaaagaaataaacataaaattaataaaatattaaaataaagtgaaatgaaaaatattaaatatgacaaaaatatatatgtatacacgtgcgtaataaaaataaaatgacaatatatgaataagaaagtaaatgtttaaacaaataaaataaaagaataatgaataaataatcaaataagtaaataaatggacAAATAGATAAAATAACAAGGCTTGACTAAAAGTTTAAAGGAATTTAAAGAAcgagaaaaaaatataatgaagCAGGGGACCAAACTGTAACTCGCAAGTGAAACAGAGGGTTCGAAAGGGAAAATATCCCTATGCTCTTAAATGCCATGTTTTATGCGGGACTAAAATGGGATACCAGTAGAGTTCTgagccaaaattaaaagaaaaagaagggacaAAAAAGAGGGGCCAATCGAAACAGATCAAAAGAGTGGAAGGACCATTTGCATAATTTATCCCAAAAGCAGAAATATGCTTATCCTGGGGGTTGTGACGCCGTTTCTCTAGTTATTAagactaaaaataaataataataaaaaaatcacttgAATGGCCATCTGTCATTTTCtacaaaaatcaaaacaaatccTAACCCCCATTCTTTATCCCTCATTTGAAAGCCAGGCATCCTTATCCTACAATTGGAAGAAGAAGGTTTTCCCTTTATTCTCTTTTGGGCTCGGTTTCGGCGATGGAGAAGGAGACTCCGGCGACGTGACCGTGAGGCGATTCAggtaagtttttcttttcttctcccttttattttcatatttttatttaaaatagatttatagaaaaatgaaaagaaaaacaagaaaatgaaGAGACAAAAGATTAAAACGAAaccttttctttctattttgattttttgattttttggatCTGCCTGTATTACAGTGTTTTTTCTTTGtattcaaaaaaggaaaaaccCCTATTTACAATCGTTTTTCTCTTTtgaaatctccaaaaaaaaaatccccccatttcaaaatacaatcCGTTTCCCCTCAAATCCCTCATCCAAAATACAATCTGTTTTCCCCTCCTTTGAAATATCAAAAATCCTCCCCTCAAAACAGTGATAAGCTTTGGCCTTTATAGCCGGATtacaacttttttatatttttatttggatcGTTCGTCTGTTGTTTTCTGCTTTGTTGGTTGCATGTGGCTCTCTGTTTGCAGGTGTCAGAAGGCGTCAGACGCATGGGTGGCCGGTGATAGGCGAGCAGTGGCGGTGGGCGTGCGCAGGAGGTGGCAGCAACAAACATGCGGCTGGGGTTTCTTTTTGTGTTTGAAAGTTGGTGTAGTTTTGGGCCATTCGGGCCTCTAGGGTTTTTATTAATATTgggcatttgggcttgtaatttttgggtttattttgctggtatgggcccgggcagattttgggctttacaatatattttaaaaaataatataaaaaactttaATGCAGACAGATCAGGTccaggttttagcatttttattcggATTaggtttgagtaaaattttagactcatcTTTTTGGCCGAGCTAGGCCCGAGCCCATcaaatgggcctaaaaatttgtcaagACCTAACCCGGCTCAAGGACAAGTCTAGGCTATGGTAAttctaggcattgtataaaaaaaatagatataataaaaaacctataatgagattaatggtaaaaaaaattcatatcgcCTTTAAAGATTATTCTTAGAAaatctaataatttaatttgaataatttttaaaccaaatatataaattaaaaaaagaatctaaaaattcatggaaaccaATTTGATCTAAAATCAAGTTCCAATCGATTTTAGGTTTTAATTGGACGAATTTGGAATAATGACcgtttatgattaaattaaactaaatcaaatttaggttaattaaatggggttttaaattttggattaaaatataaagaaaataatatatatatatatacacacatacatgACCTCCTACATTTTGAAGTTGTGTAGTTTGTATCGTCACAACACACAAGAAGACCATAAATATTTGTTGCATGTCAAACAAgaagaaaagtaaaatatatatatatctatatatatatatgtatatttaataatttagaaatttcaaactttgacttaaataaatacatattaatcATGTGTTAACAATTTGGACGTGAATATCTAAATAAGAGGGATCAATGTTTATTGGATCAAGTGATAAAGAATTTGATATCCTTTAAATAAGATATCGAGTTTGAATTTTGCGAATGAAAAAATAATCCCGAAAAAGTTCAACTCCATATTTAGCGGTCTAACTTGGGCACGACTACAAATTTAGTTGTAGCCCAATAGGGACTTAGACTAAAAAAATAGAGTACAATCGGGACTAAATTCCCACGATGGACGAAAATCATAATTCTTAGCAAAGAGGGCTTTCTAATGTATAAGACATGGAACTAAGCAGACTCGCACCCAATTTGCTTAACTCTTATCTACATATCATGGCGGATTCTCAGAACTTTCGAACTAAGATCGAAAAAACTATCGAGGTTCCATTATAGAAACTGTTATGTGATTCGCTGAAAGTGTTGCGGGCCTGCTTGAAGGCTGATTTGAATTAGAGAATGCTGGCTGTTTGGGAGAATTTAGAACTGTAAGTTCATTGGTAAGCATCGAGACAACTTCTGACATTGTCGGTCTGTCGGCAGCCATTTCTTGAACACAAAGAAGTGCCACTTGAATGTATCTGTACAGCATGGGATATGAAACTAGGTCTTCCAATCTATGATCCACCAATTCAAGGACTTTATCTCCTTTCCAAAATTCCCATGCCTGAAGTAAAAAACATGATGTTTGAATGTGAAACTTGAGGTAAAATGGGAAAAAACAAACCAAGTTACTCAGACTCGAATGAGAGTATCAAGTTCGGGTTTAATGGGGAAAATCTGTGACTCACATGTCCAATTAGATTAAGAGAACTGCTATGGTAAAAGCCAGTGTTCTTCTTGCCACTCACTATCTCCAACAGCAGCACACCGAAGCTGAACACATCGGATTTAATAGAGAAAAGGCCTTCCATAGCGTATTCAGGCGACATATAGCCACTTTATTgcatcaatttcacaaaaaaattgaTCAGATTCTTAAGTGAAAGAGACTTAGAGTAGCAGATAGTATTATAAGTTTCTAGAGTTTTGAAGTTCACTTACTAAGTTCCTACAATCCTTTTAGTATTTGCTTGTAACTTGTCATCACCAAACATTCTTGCCAACCCGAAATCTGATATTTTCGGGTTCATTTCACTGTCTAACAGGATATTGCTTGCCTTAAGATCTCGATGTATGATCCGTAATCTCGAATATTGGTGAAGATACAGAAGACCTTGTGCAATCCCCTCGATTATTCGAACTCGTGTTCCCCAGTCTAGTAACCCGTCATTGTTTGTACCTGTTACAAATTTTGCTTATCAAAAGTTCTTGGGGGCAGGGGGGAGGGGCGGAAGGAAATTTTAAGGCTTCATAAATCAcaaaccaaaaagaaataaatccAGGCTTTtgttaggcatgaactcatagaTCAATATCTTTTCCCCTTGTTCTAAACAGCAACCCAATAGTCTAACAAGGTTCCTATGTTGAAGCTTTGCTATAAGCAGCGTCTCGTTTTTCAACTCTTCCAGCCCTTGTCCGGACCGTTTCGAAAGCCTTTTCACTGCTATTTCTTGTCCATTTAATAGTTTTCCCTGCAAGCGAAATCATTCAATACCTAAACTCCATTTCTGGTAATAGTCTTAAAATGTGATAGACTTAATACCTTATAAACAGGTCCAAATCCTCCCTCTCCCAGCTTATTCTCCAAGGAGAAGTTTTCGGTAGCTATCGATATGCTAGCTAAGCTAAACAGCGGAAATGCAGGGTCCTTCCTCCTATTTCGAGAGTTTTCGGAACCCGAAAAATCATTGCTACTAGCTGTGATGCTCATCTCCAAATCAAAGAGTAGTATATCCCGCCTTGTATCTTCCATCTCCCCTGTTCTCAGAGACAGAGAGGTCTGCATATGTAAGTACATCCTTTCGAATATCGAACAAGCTTGCTAATCGATTCAGAAAAACCAATACGAAACAAATTACCTTTGTTTTTAAGACTCTTCCTCCACCGAAAAATAAAGAAGGATGCAGTAAGAAGCACCAGTAGACCAACAGGAAGTGCAAATATCCATACGTCCCATTTGGCTGCTAGAACTCGAATTCAAGAAAGTAAGAATGTGAAACAATTTAATGGTCAATTTAGTTCAAAGTTTTTAATAAGAAAGTACCTTTGCCATTGTTGAATTTGGAAGCTGCAAGTTTGACAAAGATTTTATGTCCTGTTGGATAATTTGATGATAATTGTTGAAGATTAATAAGGTCACCGTACCATATTGCGCAATGGCCTGTTGTGTTGTATGCATATGCACTGCAACTGCAGTTATTCAAGCAAGCTTCTTTGCACGAATTCTCATCGGAGATCGAAATTTGAGGGCCTAAATATGGAAAAGGATTTGAAGCATTGATTTGCTGCATGGAACTTAAAGGATAGGTCACATCATCAATCCCTAAGAATCTGTCTTTATTATCTCCATTCCCACATGTTAGGGGCGTACTCCTGATACATCCACCATTGTGGCCTTGTCGGTTCTCCGATGGATAAAAACCTCGCAAGCACTTGCAACTCTGAGTATCCTCAAAGCATCTACTGAATGAGCCACAAGAGTTTAAAATGCTACAAAACTGTCTTGGTTGAGACCAGAACaaattccattgttgataattttCAAGCCATGCAAATTCTCTCATACGTCCGTCAACATCGAGGCTGAATCTAGTTATAGTTTCAGGATTATACAATGAATACGAAAAATATGTTTCGTTTTCATCCCTATACAAGCTGTAGTTGAAGATGTAGTTCAATCTCATTTCAGGCATCAAGTCAAAACCATGGCCATTCCAAGGTCCACTACTCCATAATATTTCGGTACCCCTCATGAGGAACACTTCATTTGATACCATTCTCACCTCGAAATCCCCATTATTTGGGTCTTCTTCATCCAACCAAGATGTTAGAGATTTATTATTGTAACCAAGCTTCATCCCAGGCAAAAAAGTGTTTGAAGGGTAATCAAAGCTCTGCCATAGTATATCCATATTCCTATCTCTTAGAACCAAATTCCCAGAATCCAACAGCGTTACACTCACATTTTGGCTTGATGACGGATCATCACTCACCCTATAACTTATTCTGCCATTCACAATCACAAGGTATCCATCATCATTGATGGTGAGAATCATAGATGAACCAGTGAAAGGAAGGTCTCTATTGGCAATCCACACAATATCCTTGGTTGCAACATTCTTCATCCGAATCACCAAATACAGATTAGTTGAGCCAGTTGAAAAGAATCCCAACTCAAAGGCATTTCCAGAAGATGTTAACAGACCTGAGGCCGTCATGATTTGACCTTGGAAAAGGGTATCAGTGGCTGCAACTGTTCCATTGAAAACCTGCATGCAAAAGCATGAAAAAAGAAGCAAGGAAATACATGGAAATTTTCTCATGGTCGCCATGTTTCTTTTGCTAATATCGTAGTCAGCCATTAACAGTTATTGCAGGTAATTTCTTCCATTAACAGTAGTTTAAGTAAAAAAACGAAACACACCATGGAATGCCAAGCTTTGACCAAAGACTTTTCCTGGTTTTCCATTAAAAAAGAATAGGTTTCTTTGTTGTTCTTCCATGTTCAAAGAGACAGAGGCAGTCGCCATCATAAAGTTCTTATTATATTATTGCGTTGCAAAACTGGGGTTGAATCTTTGTTTTCATGAAATCCATATTGAAACCCATTTGGTGATATGACTGGTTCCAAGTTTAATTATTGAAACCCAACCATTAATAAACATTAACATTAGTCTGATAATCATTGGGTCAATGATGTCAGACATGATATACTACTCAAACCCATATTTGTTTCTGCTATTGAAGGGTTCTTACCGCTGATATGCTACTTAATTaatcaagaaaataattaattaaaacttagattagattataaaaatttaatctttattaaattttaaattaaaaaatacttaaaaatctAGTCAGTAATAATTCAAAGGACCTaaatggttatttaaccattaaattgaattgaaaagtgAAAATACAATGAATATCGACTTGTTTTTGATTAGtgaaattaattaagtaataaattagAATAATCATTAATAAACTAATTAACCTATATATACTAAActaagtggaaagaaagatgagaaacaTTCATCTTCTTCCACCGTCCActaaaagaacaaaagaaaggagaaaaattctATTGTTGAAAGCTTTATTCGGCCATACCAAATTGCAAAGATAATCAAGctattttcttcaaatttctatAGATACTTGATTGTGAGAATCTTAATCAACTAACCCATGCATCAATTTTTTCAATTAGTAAATATTTAACAAGTTGTCATTATAGAgaaattgatgattttgaatttgatttgaagaactaaattaaaaaattattataaaattatactaTAGATAGATATGTATTTGGATATGAATGGGGTGGAAAAAAActgctattatttttattattgaccCTGACCCATTGCGCGAGAGGAAAAGTCGAGAATAATTAACATCACAAACAAAACCATAAGTCCAGAGCAAACAAAACCTAAGATCAATTTCGGGTTTTTGAGTACTTGAGATTCAAGCATCGTTTCAGAAATTCGAACGGCCAAGATGTTGAAAGTGGTGACGAGAAGCCATGGTTGAAGTTCCATGACGATTCAACAGTCAGATTTGCAGATCGTGGCTTGAAAAGTTCTAAAGAttgtgaaaaattttataagttttgatAAGTTTTTCAAGAAAGCTAactggacaatcagaaagaagagaaaaaggcgAATCGTTTGGTCCCAATTTTGACTTGAATGGAGGCCGGAGGGCAGCATAATGATGACGACGACTGAGTCTCTCATGGAAGAAGAGAATAGAAAGGAAAATAATGAAGGAAGTAGGAGAAGAACAAAAAGAAGGCTAATGTTTCAACTTAATTTCTCCAAtacttaataaatatatttaaagagATATTTACCATATTGGgtcttgttattttatttaaatttaaaaacttaaaagggATATTTAATCTTAGACCCTtcgttcaatttttttaaaacctgaCATGACTCAAAAGAGGTTTTTTTGGTCATATGTCAAATGTGAGGTTGTCACATGCTACTAAATCTAATCATGAGTCGAACAGAGTTTGGGTCAGGTCAGTGCAAGATTTTATCTCTATTTTCTAGGCTTAGGATCGGCTCaaaaaatgagcttaaaattCTGTCTAAATCCGatctaaattaaaaatgttaaacctGAGTCTGATCTAATccacccgtattaattttttagataaaaataaatttaaaaaatataatacatcaaatacagtacaaacattaaaataagtatttctcaacaaattaaaaatacattaaaaaaatctttaaacttaaataatactaaaatagttGGAGCTCAGTTAGCAAATGACTATAAAATAggagcaaaattaataataaaataagaatcatataatatttaaacaattacaacaaaatagtaacaatataataataaaatgacagGAAAATAACATATTCGGGCTCGAGCCAAAAATCCTACCAAAGGCTTGAATCGTTTAGAAAATGagtcttattttttttttatcaaaacctATTTTTTAACCTTATATGTTTACTCAAATTTTCTCACTTTTCGACCTAACCTTCAAATCTGAGCTGATGAAACCTGGTTAATTTCAGCATCCATGTAAACCTAGTTTTATGAGAGTTAGTCACAAAGTACTAAGTTGGGTTGTATAAGAACTCctatttatgtatataataatgatattaagacGTAGTTCCATAAAACAAGAAAACCAAAGGCAATCCAAAAGGAAAGACAAGCAGCTTGTTGTAGAAGAGAGGTTGAACAAAGTCCCCAAGCATGTTAAAGCCCGCAAATGCTTAGTTTCCTTGCACGTCACTCACATCCATTACCCTGCCCTCTCTCTACTGTTGTTATATTCGCATGGTACCAAAATCCCTTGCCCATCTCGCACTAAACTGAATATTCTTCTTGTTAATATCACCCCCTTTTTTATCTTCATATATTTATCTTCACATTCAATCAACacatcgttgaaaacactgcaaTGGGGAATTGTCTTACATCCTCTTCTTCGTCAGATGTCTCCAAGAAGAAGAAGGCTTTGCCAATAGATACTGCTTTCAGGCTTCCATCTCCCTTACCAACATGGCCTCCAGGTaccccccctctctctctctctctctctaatgGCTTTGGCTGGTTAAATCACTTGCATATAACTCAAGGATCGatatatagttttacaaattcATCCATTTCGTTAATGATTATTAAAACATGGGATAATATGATTTATGGCCTCTAAACTTGGCAACTAGCTTCAATTGGATACctgcacttttttttttcttttttatccttGAACTTGGCAACTAGATAACTTTTGGTTCTTGAACTTGGGTTCTATTAAGATTTGAAGATGTGACATTCTAAGAGCTGATCGATATAATAGTTCGAATAAAGGTGTTGAATCAATTGACTCGAAAATtgcttgaaattgataaaaattgaaaatcaagaTAAAAATTGAGAGTTGAACAAGTTGAActagtttgataattttttagatttttatgaatttttaattatttatttaattataattgatCCAATGGTCAAATTGATCAAACTAAGCACTGAATTTGGCATTCTGATATTGTACCATATCATTACTTAGAACTTTgcataaattttgtaattttcaagtGATAATGTAACATAATCTCATAATGTTACATcattatacttttatatttttcaagttcaTGGACTAAAATATAGACCTATTTGTCAAGTTCTAGTAAatggaccaaaaaaaaaattacatgtatAAAGTGAAcctaattgtcaagttcagggATCAAATATAGATGTAGTTGTCAAGTTAAAGTACCAAAGTGGACTCAAAAAAAGTACATGTACTAAAGTGAATTTAATTGTCAAGTTCAGGGACTAAACATTATATTATCCCTTAAAAGATTAATGATTATCGACATGAGAATACATGTGATGTGAAGTGatatattttgtcaaaattttatttaagttgacGAATTTAAACATTTCTTTCAAGATATTAATTTGATAATTGCACGCAACATGATGGATTACATTGCAGGAGAAGGGTTTGCGAGTGGAAGTATTGATCTTGGTGGAATACATGTGTGCCAGTGCGGaatatcatcatcttccccaaaagtATGGGCAACTCACGAAGGGGGACCAGGAAATCTTGGGGCCTCATTTTTTGAACCATCATCAATACCAGATGGGTACTACATGCTAGGCTGCTATGGGCAGCCCAACAATAGGTTGCTTTCTGGGTGGGTTCTTGCAGCGAAAGATGACAGTGATGATGATTCTTTACTAAAACAACCCATCGATTACACCCTTGTCTGGAGCAGTGAGTCTTTGAAAATCAAGCAAGTTGGCAACGGTTATATTTGGTTGCCTATTGCTCCACAAGGATACAAGGCAGTTGGCCATGTTATCACCAACACCAAAGACAAGCCTTCCCTGCAGAAAATACGTTGCGTCCGGTCTGATTTTACGGATGAAACCGAGAATGATACATGGATATGGGGACCTGGTAAAGAAGTGGATGCAAAACAGATCAACTTTTTCAGTTCAAGGCCCAAAAATAGAGGAACCCAATATATGGGAGTTCGTGTAGGAACATTTGTCGCCCAAAATCCTCCTCTACCATGTTTGAAAAATGTCAAAGCTAATTTATCTTACATGCCTAACCTACGCCAAATCGAGACACTGTTCCAAGCTTACTCTCCTTGGATTTATTTCCACCCTAATGAAGCTTACCTCCCATCGTCTGTCAGTTGGTTCTTTGTGAATGGGGCACTACTGTACATGAAGGGAGAAGAATCCAAGCCAGTTCCTATACAGGTAACGGGTTCAAACCTTCCCCAAGGCGGTGCAAATGATGGTAACTATTGGCTAGATCTTCCCATAGACGAAGCAACCAAGGAAAGAGTAAAGAAAGGAGATTTGCAAAACTCCCAAGTTTATTTGCATGTAAAACCTATGTTGGGTGCAACCTATTCAGACATAGCGATATGGGTGTTTTACCCCTTCAATGGAGCGGCAAAGGCTAAGGTAGAATTCATCAACATTTCATTAGGAAGGATAGGTGAACATGTTGGTGACTGGGAGCATGTGACTTTAAGGGTCAGCAACTTTAATGGAGAATTACATAGTATGTATTTCTCCGAACACAGTGGAGGTTCATGGGTGAATGCATCAGAGCTAGAGTTCCAAGGTGGGAATAAACCTTGTACCTATTCATCATTGCATGGCCATGCCATGTATTCAAAACCTGGACTAGTCTTGCAAGGAAGTGGAGAGATAGGAATTAGAAATGACACTGCCAAGAGTAAGATTGTGATGGATACAGGCCTCCAGTTTTCATTAGTTGCAGCGGAGTATTTGGGTTCCACGACCATTGTTGAGCCGCCATGGCTCAACTATTTCAGGGAATGGGGTCCGAAGATTAGTTATAACTTGGCAGATGAGATCAAGAAGGTGGAAAAAGTATTGCCTGGAAAGCTTAAAACTGCTTTTGAGAAATTTATTAATGGCCTTCCAGATGAAGTGCTAGGGCAAGAAGGGCCAACGGGTCCTAAGGTG from Gossypium hirsutum isolate 1008001.06 chromosome A04, Gossypium_hirsutum_v2.1, whole genome shotgun sequence includes:
- the LOC107940867 gene encoding G-type lectin S-receptor-like serine/threonine-protein kinase B120, with the protein product MADYDISKRNMATMRKFPCISLLLFSCFCMQVFNGTVAATDTLFQGQIMTASGLLTSSGNAFELGFFSTGSTNLYLVIRMKNVATKDIVWIANRDLPFTGSSMILTINDDGYLVIVNGRISYRVSDDPSSSQNVSVTLLDSGNLVLRDRNMDILWQSFDYPSNTFLPGMKLGYNNKSLTSWLDEEDPNNGDFEVRMVSNEVFLMRGTEILWSSGPWNGHGFDLMPEMRLNYIFNYSLYRDENETYFSYSLYNPETITRFSLDVDGRMREFAWLENYQQWNLFWSQPRQFCSILNSCGSFSRCFEDTQSCKCLRGFYPSENRQGHNGGCIRSTPLTCGNGDNKDRFLGIDDVTYPLSSMQQINASNPFPYLGPQISISDENSCKEACLNNCSCSAYAYNTTGHCAIWYGDLINLQQLSSNYPTGHKIFVKLAASKFNNGKAKWDVWIFALPVGLLVLLTASFFIFRWRKSLKNKGEMEDTRRDILLFDLEMSITASSNDFSGSENSRNRRKDPAFPLFSLASISIATENFSLENKLGEGGFGPVYKGKLLNGQEIAVKRLSKRSGQGLEELKNETLLIAKLQHRNLVRLLGCCLEQGEKILIYEFMPNKSLDLFLFGTNNDGLLDWGTRVRIIEGIAQGLLYLHQYSRLRIIHRDLKASNILLDSEMNPKISDFGLARMFGDDKLQANTKRIVGTYGYMSPEYAMEGLFSIKSDVFSFGVLLLEIVSGKKNTGFYHSSSLNLIGHAWEFWKGDKVLELVDHRLEDLVSYPMLYRYIQVALLCVQEMAADRPTMSEVVSMLTNELTVLNSPKQPAFSNSNQPSSRPATLSANHITVSIMEPR
- the LOC121227874 gene encoding uncharacterized protein — encoded protein: MAICHFLQKSKQILTPILYPSFESQASLSYNWKKKVFPLFSFGLGFGDGEGDSGDVTVRRFRCQKASDAWVAGDRRAVAVGVRRRWQQQTCGWGFFLCLKVGVVLGHSGL
- the LOC107940869 gene encoding uncharacterized protein — protein: MGNCLTSSSSSDVSKKKKALPIDTAFRLPSPLPTWPPGEGFASGSIDLGGIHVCQCGISSSSPKVWATHEGGPGNLGASFFEPSSIPDGYYMLGCYGQPNNRLLSGWVLAAKDDSDDDSLLKQPIDYTLVWSSESLKIKQVGNGYIWLPIAPQGYKAVGHVITNTKDKPSLQKIRCVRSDFTDETENDTWIWGPGKEVDAKQINFFSSRPKNRGTQYMGVRVGTFVAQNPPLPCLKNVKANLSYMPNLRQIETLFQAYSPWIYFHPNEAYLPSSVSWFFVNGALLYMKGEESKPVPIQVTGSNLPQGGANDGNYWLDLPIDEATKERVKKGDLQNSQVYLHVKPMLGATYSDIAIWVFYPFNGAAKAKVEFINISLGRIGEHVGDWEHVTLRVSNFNGELHSMYFSEHSGGSWVNASELEFQGGNKPCTYSSLHGHAMYSKPGLVLQGSGEIGIRNDTAKSKIVMDTGLQFSLVAAEYLGSTTIVEPPWLNYFREWGPKISYNLADEIKKVEKVLPGKLKTAFEKFINGLPDEVLGQEGPTGPKVKRNWNGDEV